In the genome of Sander vitreus isolate 19-12246 chromosome 13, sanVit1, whole genome shotgun sequence, one region contains:
- the cnga2b gene encoding cyclic nucleotide gated channel subunit alpha 2b, whose product MTGHTAERNRSPHNLSVKTTLDEEIERAESILSRVPSVCDDTSSELQKIASLDPNGHNSFQRDGAISRLVSLVVRLREWAHRSLVEEEERPDSFLERFRGPELRTAPSRISNTQPDANGNNAKGIFRKKWDLFVVSPSDNAYYHWLFVIAVAVLYNWFFVVVRACFEQLQVDNYICWLVLDYLSDFVYIMDTCVRLRTGFLEQGLLVKDHAKLRDSYVRTLQFKLDVLSILPTDLAYIATGIHTPQLRFNRLLRFPRMFEFFDRTETRTNYPNIFRIGNLVLYILIIIHWNACIFYAISNSLGFGSDTWVYPDDSKPEFSSLTRSYVYCLYWSTLTLTTIGEMPPPVRDEEYLFVVFDFLVGVLIFATIVGNVGSMISNMNATRAEFQARIDAIKHYMHFRKVSKELETRVIKWFDYLWTNKKAVDEKEVLKNLPNKLRAEIAINVHLETLKKVRIFQDCEAGLLVELVLKLRPQVFSPGDYICRKGDIGKEMYIIKEGKLGVVADDGVTQYALLTAGSCFGEISILNIKGSKMGNRRTANIRSLGYSDLFCLSKDDLMEAVAEYPNAKTVLEERGREILMKEGLLDENTENGGLQKEDTEEKVERLESSLDTLQTRFARLLSEYNNTQQRLKQRITLLERQLNQTDCGVDASDGMDADAETVNETDPGPVAHTDGSPHRSNVQMEDKKSPTKH is encoded by the exons ATGACGGGCCACACGGCTGAGAGAAATCGGTCGCCACACAACCTGTCAGTGAAGACCACCTTGGATGAGGAGATCGAGAGAGCCGAGAGTATTCTCAGCCG GGTGCCATCTGTGTGTGATGACACATCCTCAGAGCTACAAAAAATTGCTTCTCTTGACCCTAATGGACACAATTCTTTTCAAAGGGACGGAGCCATCTCAAG ACTGGTGAGCCTGGTGGTGAGACTGAGGGAATGGGCACACAGAAGCctggtggaggaagaggagcggcCCGATTCCTTCCTGGAGCGTTTTCGTGGCCCTGAGCTGAGAACGGCCCCCAGCCGCATCAGCAACACGCAACCAGATGCCAATGGCAACAATGCCAAAGGGATCTTTAG GAAAAAGTGGGATTTGTTTGTGGTGTCCCCATCCGATAACGCCTACTACCACTGGTTATTTGTCATCGCCGTAGCGGTGCTCTACAATTGGTTCTTCGTTGTAGTGAG GGCATGCTTTGAACAGTTACAGGTGGACAATTACATCTGCTGGCTGGTGTTGGACTACCTCTCTGACTTTGTGTACATAATGGACACTTGCGTTCGTCTTCGCACAG GATTCCTGGAACAAGGTTTGCTGGTGAAGGACCATGCCAAGCTTAGAGACAGCTACGTCAGAACATTACAGTTCAAGCTGGATGTACTGTCAATCCTGCCCACTGATCTGGCATACATCGCCACCGGCATCCACACGCCACAGCTCAGGTTCAACCGTCTGCTGCGCTTCCCGCGCATGTTTGAATTCTTTGACCGCACTGAGACACGCACCAACTACCCCAACATCTTCCGTATCGGCAACTTAGTGCTTTACATCCTGATCATCATTCACTGGAACGCCTGCATCTTCTACGCTATATCCAATTCTTTGGGATTTGGCTCGGACACTTGGGTGTACCCAGACGACTCCAAACCTGAGTTTTCCTCCCTGACTCGGAGTTACGTCTACTGTCTGTACTGGTCAACTCTTACTCTTACCACTATTGGAGAGATGCCTCCACCTGTGCGGGATGAGGAGTACTTATTTGTGGTCTTTGACTTTCTTGTTGGGGTGCTGATCTTTGCTACAATTGTGGGAAACGTTGGCTCCATGATTTCCAACATGAATGCCACCCGTGCCGAGTTTCAAGCCCGGATCGATGCCATCAAACACTACATGCACTTCCGCAAAGTCAGCAAAGAACTGGAGACACGTGTCATTAAGTGGTTCGACTACCTCTGGACCAACAAGAAAGCAGTAGATGAGAAGGAGGTGCTTAAGAATTTGCCAAACAAACTGCGGGCTGAGATTGCTATTAATGTACACCTGGAGACCCTGAAGAAAGTACGCATTTTTCAAGACTGtgaggcaggcctgcttgtgGAGCTCGTGCTCAAACTACGCCCCCAGGTCTTCAGTCCAGGGGACTACATATGCAGAAAAGGGGACATAGGGAAGGAGATGTATATCATTAAAGAGGGGAAGCTGGGTGTGGTGGCCGATGACGGGGTGACACAATACGCTCTCCTCACCGCTGGCAGCTGCTTCGGGGAAATCAGCATCCTGAACATAAAAGGTAGTAAAATGGGAAATCGTCGGACAGCCAACATTCGCAGCTTGGGATACTCGGATCTCTTCTGCCTCTCTAAGGATGACTTGATGGAGGCGGTGGCCGAGTATCCAAATGCTAAGACTGTACTAGAGGAGAGGGGCCGGGAGATCTTGATGAAGGAGGGTCTGCTGGATGAGAACACAGAGAACGGCGGGCTGCAGAAAGAGGACACAGAGGAGAAGGTGGAGAGGCTGGAGTCCTCTCTGGACACCCTTCAGACTCGCTTTGCCCGTCTGCTCAGCGAATACAACAACACTCAGCAACGGCTGAAGCAGCGCATCACTCTGCTGGAGCGACAGCTGAACCAAACGGACTGTGGCGTAGATGCAAGTGATGGCATGGATGCAGATGCAGAGACGGTCAATGAAACAGACCCTGGGCCTGTTGCCCATACAGATGGGTCTCCACATCGGAGTAATGTCCAAATGGAGGACAAAAAGAGCCCAACAAAACACTAA